In a single window of the Pseudodesulfovibrio profundus genome:
- a CDS encoding anaerobic carbon-monoxide dehydrogenase catalytic subunit, giving the protein MKRETYAPTCGTCDPAAGGVQQNPDAGPRASSVFGQKEIHCEVCSLGPCTITDEKTRGTCGANADLVVARNILRAAAMDAADHGARVGRSMLALKQAADNEISLPVAGSKPVSAMATEFGFPIKEQSLETLAGQVADTLFEDMNRVVSTPHKVIDAAASPERRLTWFNRDLLPVGLPHEVFEALHQPTVGTQDEWRMTVDRLMRLGIAFSVDALMGGSIARDALYDKPKKIVAKANLSALDGGAVNIAIHDVSPELLDCLVQAARSEEFRKSAEQVGATGIRLYGVCPSDLSLENENCGLIPLCNVSGSEVALSTGALDLWLADSRLVLPGIMNVADCHKTVVATVGEKEGMAGAEHFGGNDTSVEMDDLAGMIVSRAIESFAGRRDVRRDEELNEVVATLGISLDALDAHYGCLERVASALINGQIKGVVILAGCTNTSGADEKTLLNAVDLLLENDILVFASGCAAMPLVKSGRCSKKALDRCGDKLQMFLKGELPPVWHFGECVDNANALHVFREIAKYAGNAMKDLPFAYLSPEWSGDKGVVVPLAYRMSGFDSYHCASDPISGSEAVRQFVCEGARELVGSSMKWDSDPQAVAEMIIADFAQVRSDRCWR; this is encoded by the coding sequence ATGAAAAGAGAAACATATGCACCAACCTGTGGAACCTGTGACCCTGCTGCGGGTGGAGTACAGCAGAACCCCGATGCCGGGCCGAGGGCATCCTCTGTTTTCGGTCAAAAGGAAATCCACTGCGAAGTCTGTTCGCTCGGGCCTTGTACTATTACTGATGAAAAAACACGTGGGACCTGTGGGGCCAATGCCGATCTCGTGGTAGCCCGAAATATCCTTCGTGCTGCGGCCATGGATGCGGCAGACCACGGCGCTCGTGTCGGGCGATCCATGCTGGCGCTGAAACAAGCTGCTGATAACGAAATCAGCCTGCCTGTTGCTGGCTCGAAACCAGTCAGCGCCATGGCTACCGAATTCGGCTTTCCTATTAAGGAGCAAAGTCTGGAGACTCTTGCCGGACAAGTCGCCGATACCCTTTTCGAGGACATGAACCGCGTTGTGTCGACTCCCCACAAGGTGATCGATGCCGCCGCGTCGCCCGAGCGTCGATTGACATGGTTCAACCGGGACCTGCTCCCAGTGGGGTTGCCACACGAGGTTTTTGAAGCCCTGCACCAGCCCACGGTCGGTACGCAGGATGAGTGGCGCATGACGGTGGATCGGCTCATGCGACTCGGTATTGCCTTTTCCGTTGATGCTCTGATGGGCGGTTCCATTGCTCGGGACGCCCTTTACGACAAGCCGAAAAAGATAGTTGCCAAAGCCAATCTGAGTGCGCTTGATGGGGGAGCGGTGAATATCGCGATTCATGACGTATCCCCGGAATTACTCGATTGTCTCGTGCAGGCTGCCCGTTCCGAGGAATTCCGCAAGTCAGCGGAGCAGGTTGGAGCGACAGGGATTCGCTTGTATGGAGTTTGCCCCTCCGACTTGTCGTTGGAAAACGAAAATTGCGGGCTGATACCTCTTTGCAATGTCAGCGGTTCAGAAGTGGCGTTGTCCACAGGTGCGCTTGATTTGTGGTTGGCCGATAGCCGGTTGGTGCTCCCCGGAATCATGAACGTTGCCGATTGTCACAAGACGGTCGTCGCTACCGTTGGCGAGAAAGAGGGTATGGCAGGCGCCGAGCATTTCGGGGGCAATGATACTTCCGTTGAGATGGATGATCTGGCAGGGATGATTGTTTCGCGAGCTATCGAGAGCTTTGCCGGTCGACGGGATGTCAGGCGTGATGAAGAGCTGAACGAAGTCGTCGCAACTCTCGGGATCAGCCTGGATGCTCTTGATGCCCATTACGGCTGTCTGGAACGCGTTGCTTCGGCCCTTATCAACGGGCAAATCAAAGGTGTTGTCATCCTTGCAGGGTGTACGAATACCTCGGGTGCCGATGAAAAAACGTTGCTGAATGCCGTTGATTTGCTCCTGGAAAATGATATCCTTGTCTTTGCCAGTGGATGCGCGGCAATGCCGTTGGTGAAGTCCGGGCGTTGCAGTAAAAAGGCGCTCGACCGGTGTGGTGACAAGTTGCAGATGTTTCTCAAGGGCGAGCTGCCTCCGGTGTGGCATTTCGGTGAATGTGTCGATAATGCCAACGCCCTGCATGTCTTCAGAGAGATCGCCAAATATGCCGGTAATGCAATGAAGGACCTGCCTTTTGCGTACCTTTCGCCGGAGTGGTCTGGTGACAAGGGAGTGGTGGTGCCTCTTGCGTATCGCATGTCGGGTTTTGATTCCTATCATTGCGCTTCGGATCCGATATCAGGCTCCGAAGCGGTTCGACAGTTTGTCTGCGAAGGCGCTCGGGAGCTGGTTGGTTCAAGCATGAAATGGGACTCTGATCCCCAAGCAGTGGCTGAGATGATCATTGCCGACTTTGCGCAGGTGCGGTCTGATCGTTGCTGGAGATAG
- a CDS encoding DUF169 domain-containing protein, with protein MNYKEMQDVLMKELRLYHYPVAVKFFYNEEELASFQEDAPEIHTPLKPMTFCQWELGARMQGQIVYSDIKGLGCANAKYSFGWKGQDDAEIKGHAKYVQDLDQAERFVKSKHQLWEGLLGIAVAPLGSIDGLFQPDTIHFYCDNMQAYHLAVDYMAATDTHPLRPNITMNSSACGGNVFTFIEQEFNMLPACSGSYNAGKTERGEINVIIPGSKFKATFQRLMDRIEAASSSITRPGDGFPGADICKNCPLIIFKKQ; from the coding sequence TTGAACTATAAAGAAATGCAAGACGTACTGATGAAGGAGCTTCGGCTTTACCACTACCCGGTAGCCGTCAAGTTTTTCTACAATGAAGAAGAACTGGCCTCCTTCCAGGAAGATGCCCCGGAAATCCACACACCGCTCAAGCCCATGACCTTCTGTCAGTGGGAACTGGGTGCGCGCATGCAGGGCCAGATCGTCTACTCGGACATCAAAGGACTGGGGTGTGCCAACGCCAAGTACAGCTTTGGCTGGAAAGGGCAGGACGATGCCGAGATCAAGGGACACGCAAAGTACGTTCAGGACCTTGATCAGGCCGAACGGTTCGTCAAATCCAAGCACCAGCTTTGGGAAGGCTTGCTCGGCATAGCAGTGGCTCCGCTGGGTTCCATCGACGGCCTGTTCCAGCCGGACACCATCCATTTCTACTGTGACAACATGCAGGCGTATCACCTGGCCGTCGACTACATGGCCGCCACCGACACCCACCCGTTGCGTCCGAATATCACGATGAATTCATCGGCATGCGGCGGTAACGTCTTCACCTTCATCGAGCAGGAATTCAACATGCTTCCGGCCTGCTCCGGCAGCTACAACGCGGGCAAGACCGAACGCGGCGAGATCAACGTCATCATCCCGGGCAGCAAGTTCAAAGCGACCTTCCAGCGACTCATGGACCGCATCGAAGCTGCCAGCAGCTCCATCACCCGCCCCGGCGACGGCTTCCCCGGCGCAGATATCTGCAAAAACTGTCCGCTGATCATCTTCAAGAAACAATAG
- a CDS encoding sigma-54-dependent Fis family transcriptional regulator — MEIQSLLLEMGEQRSTSSLFRLIVDRLSSFEEVSLARIWLIKEGDICSSCLMAEECPSRELCLHLVASAGSPVHDSADWGRIDGTFQRFPMGVRKVGHIAATGLPVVVESIPDDSKWIAHPEWARKEGINGFAGQPIQFHGEILGVLAVFTKTRIEKPALDILNIIANHTATALVNARAFEQIEDLKKQLEAENTYLREELVQASSYGGFIGRSLALQRIIQQIDLVAPTDANVLVQGESGTGKEVVARELHQRSNRSDNALVKVNCASVPKELFASEFFGHVKGAFTGAHANRVGKFGTANKGTLFLDEVGEIPLELQAQLLRVLQEGEYERIGEEKVRKVDVRIIAATNRDLQKEVEAGRFREDLYFRLNVFPITVPPLRARREDIAPLAEHFLKRSLQAMHRPALKFRPEQLQQLHGYDWPGNVRELQNVVERFAISSIAGARHVDLLNDLGDEVTPSPASLDCVDSDSVLTEEEMIRLQVRNIEKALERCNGKIYGPDGAANLLGIKPTTLSTRISKLNIRKKR, encoded by the coding sequence ATGGAAATCCAATCACTGCTTTTGGAGATGGGTGAACAGCGCTCGACCTCTTCCCTCTTTCGCCTCATCGTTGACCGTCTTTCCAGCTTTGAAGAAGTCTCCCTTGCCCGGATATGGCTCATCAAGGAAGGGGATATCTGCTCGTCATGTCTCATGGCCGAGGAGTGTCCCAGCAGGGAACTTTGCCTGCATCTGGTGGCCAGCGCAGGAAGTCCGGTGCACGACTCAGCCGACTGGGGTCGAATAGACGGCACCTTTCAGCGCTTTCCCATGGGCGTGCGCAAGGTGGGACATATTGCGGCCACGGGACTGCCTGTTGTGGTGGAGTCCATTCCTGACGATTCCAAATGGATTGCTCATCCCGAGTGGGCCAGAAAGGAAGGGATCAATGGTTTTGCCGGGCAGCCCATCCAGTTCCACGGCGAAATCCTTGGCGTGCTGGCCGTCTTCACCAAGACCCGTATTGAAAAGCCTGCCCTGGATATCCTGAACATCATCGCTAATCATACGGCCACCGCACTGGTCAATGCCCGGGCTTTCGAGCAGATCGAGGATCTCAAAAAACAGCTGGAAGCCGAAAATACCTACCTTCGCGAGGAGCTGGTTCAGGCCAGTTCTTACGGCGGGTTCATCGGTCGCAGCCTTGCCTTGCAGCGAATCATTCAGCAGATCGATCTGGTGGCACCCACCGATGCCAACGTCCTTGTTCAGGGCGAGTCGGGAACCGGTAAGGAAGTCGTGGCCCGTGAACTGCATCAGCGCAGCAACCGCAGTGACAATGCGCTGGTCAAGGTCAACTGCGCCTCGGTCCCCAAAGAGCTGTTTGCCAGCGAATTTTTCGGGCACGTCAAAGGGGCGTTCACCGGTGCCCACGCCAACAGGGTAGGCAAGTTCGGGACAGCCAATAAAGGGACGCTCTTTCTTGATGAAGTGGGTGAAATCCCCTTGGAACTCCAGGCGCAACTCCTTCGCGTCCTTCAGGAAGGAGAGTATGAGCGCATCGGTGAGGAAAAGGTTCGCAAGGTGGATGTACGCATCATTGCCGCCACTAATCGGGATCTGCAAAAGGAAGTGGAGGCCGGTCGATTCCGTGAAGACCTCTACTTCCGCTTGAATGTGTTTCCGATCACGGTTCCACCGCTTCGGGCCAGACGCGAAGATATTGCGCCCCTTGCCGAGCACTTTCTCAAGCGGTCCCTGCAAGCCATGCATCGTCCCGCATTGAAATTCCGTCCTGAGCAGTTGCAGCAGTTGCATGGCTATGACTGGCCGGGCAATGTGCGTGAATTGCAGAATGTGGTTGAGCGCTTCGCCATTTCATCCATTGCCGGAGCGCGTCACGTGGATTTGCTCAACGACTTGGGTGATGAGGTTACGCCATCTCCAGCCTCTCTTGATTGCGTGGATTCCGATTCGGTTTTGACCGAAGAGGAAATGATCCGGTTGCAGGTGCGCAATATCGAGAAGGCACTGGAACGCTGCAATGGCAAAATCTACGGGCCGGATGGTGCCGCCAACCTCCTTGGAATCAAGCCGACCACCTTGTCGACCCGTATCAGCAAGCTGAACATCCGAAAAAAACGGTAG
- a CDS encoding YitT family protein, with protein MGTQQIMIALGAGLSAFAYVLFQLPYNLAAGGISGLGVIVNFYTQFPPGLFYLLANIPLFILGFYTLGRWSFVFSSALAVIFFSIATEFFTYNMPVVLGDFPITENTLLATIFAGLLYGVGIGILYRYGGTIGGTSIPARIIYNKTGFPMSQSCLFTDLLIIVLAGFVFSWENALLAFLALLLSGMASDFVLEGSSQRRSLMIVTTSPEAIKYAMMNELRTGVTTWNVEGGFSGTEKTMLYCSLLRSRIYDAKQIIYTLDPKAFLVVGICQQTWGGYTPPK; from the coding sequence GTGGGGACACAACAGATCATGATCGCGTTGGGGGCAGGGCTCTCTGCGTTTGCCTATGTGCTGTTTCAGTTGCCCTACAATCTGGCGGCTGGCGGTATATCAGGTCTTGGCGTCATCGTGAATTTCTACACCCAATTTCCGCCGGGTCTGTTTTACCTTCTGGCTAATATCCCGCTCTTCATTTTGGGCTTTTATACCCTTGGTCGATGGTCGTTCGTCTTTTCCTCGGCGCTCGCCGTCATTTTCTTTTCCATCGCCACGGAATTCTTCACCTACAATATGCCGGTGGTGCTGGGGGATTTCCCCATTACGGAAAACACGTTGCTCGCAACCATTTTCGCCGGTCTGCTGTACGGTGTGGGAATCGGTATTCTCTACCGATATGGTGGAACTATCGGCGGTACATCCATCCCGGCGCGTATTATCTATAATAAAACAGGCTTCCCCATGTCGCAGTCGTGTCTGTTCACGGACCTGCTGATCATTGTACTGGCCGGATTCGTGTTCAGTTGGGAGAACGCACTGCTGGCGTTCCTGGCCCTGTTGCTTTCGGGCATGGCATCGGATTTTGTTCTGGAGGGATCGAGCCAGCGTCGCAGCCTGATGATAGTGACCACCTCGCCGGAAGCCATCAAGTACGCCATGATGAACGAACTGCGAACCGGCGTGACCACCTGGAATGTGGAAGGCGGGTTCTCGGGAACGGAAAAGACCATGCTCTACTGTTCGCTTCTGCGCTCGCGAATCTATGATGCGAAACAGATCATTTATACGCTCGACCCAAAAGCCTTTCTTGTGGTGGGAATCTGTCAGCAGACCTGGGGTGGGTACACGCCGCCCAAATAG
- a CDS encoding cytochrome c3 family protein has translation MKKIFILSLLCVCFTAVLAFAQNELVASIDAPEDDLEINYIAGKSDRNLGVIFNHSSHEYIDCFTCHHKNEVADEPESCSNCHTDVNPDAQGKLSYFRAMHVKGAEQTSCLSCHLEEFEGDKDLTGCATSSCHPTGLY, from the coding sequence ATGAAAAAAATATTCATCCTGTCTTTGCTGTGTGTTTGTTTTACCGCAGTATTGGCCTTTGCTCAAAACGAACTGGTCGCATCGATCGATGCCCCGGAAGACGATCTTGAGATCAACTATATCGCAGGAAAAAGTGATCGTAACCTCGGAGTCATTTTCAATCACTCCAGTCACGAATACATTGACTGCTTCACCTGTCACCACAAAAACGAAGTGGCCGACGAACCCGAGTCCTGTTCCAACTGTCACACCGATGTGAACCCGGACGCTCAGGGCAAGTTGTCCTACTTCCGTGCGATGCATGTGAAAGGCGCTGAACAAACCTCCTGTCTCTCCTGTCACCTCGAAGAATTCGAAGGCGACAAGGACCTGACCGGTTGCGCCACCTCCTCCTGTCACCCCACCGGGTTGTACTAG
- a CDS encoding 4Fe-4S dicluster domain-containing protein: protein MSGKSFFVDLSLCTACRGCQVACKQWKNLPAEKTRNVGSHQNPQDLSFQTIRLVRFHEAHDANGKLQWNFFPEQCRHCIEPPCKYIGNMYSDQGVEQDAQTGAVVMTSRTTAIGDTVTSEELCPYNVPRMDEKTGQWSKCDMCLDRVQSGRLPACVQSCPSGTMNFGNREDMIALAEKRLKEVQKTNPDAYLADPESVRVIYLCTAQPEDYNGNLLASVDGSKMVRTAQGKSGVNRRNLLAGRFGSKAKA, encoded by the coding sequence ATGAGTGGTAAAAGCTTCTTTGTTGATTTGTCCCTTTGTACCGCCTGCCGCGGTTGTCAGGTAGCCTGTAAGCAGTGGAAAAACCTCCCTGCCGAAAAGACACGCAATGTCGGCTCCCACCAGAACCCGCAGGACCTGTCCTTCCAGACAATCCGCCTTGTCCGCTTCCATGAAGCGCACGATGCCAATGGCAAGCTCCAGTGGAACTTCTTCCCGGAGCAGTGCCGCCACTGCATCGAACCGCCCTGCAAGTACATCGGTAACATGTACAGCGACCAGGGTGTCGAGCAGGACGCACAGACAGGCGCTGTTGTCATGACCAGCCGCACGACAGCCATCGGTGACACCGTCACCAGTGAAGAGTTGTGCCCGTACAACGTACCCCGCATGGACGAGAAAACCGGCCAGTGGTCCAAGTGCGACATGTGCCTGGATCGCGTGCAGTCCGGTCGTCTTCCCGCCTGTGTTCAGAGCTGCCCCTCCGGCACCATGAACTTCGGCAATCGTGAAGACATGATCGCCCTTGCTGAGAAGCGTCTGAAGGAAGTGCAGAAGACCAACCCTGATGCGTACCTGGCAGACCCCGAGTCCGTTCGTGTCATCTACCTGTGCACCGCACAGCCTGAAGACTACAACGGCAATCTGCTCGCATCGGTGGACGGAAGCAAGATGGTAAGAACCGCACAGGGCAAGAGCGGCGTCAACCGACGCAACCTGCTCGCCGGTCGGTTCGGCTCCAAGGCGAAAGCGTAA